The Nostoc sp. PCC 7524 nucleotide sequence GGAATCACAAGGACGTGATTACTAAACATACTAAAGTTTTGAATATGTTCTTCCGCCGCTTGTAGGATGGTAAAAGCGGTGCTGGGGGCGGTGGTTTCAAAGCCTAAAGCGAAAAATACGACTTCTTTATCGGGATTATTTTTAGCAATTTGTAAGCTATCTAGGGGCGAGTAAACCATGCGAATGTCTGCGCCTTGGGCTTTGGCTTGCAAGAGGCTATGTTTAGAACCAGGGACGCGCATGGTGTCGCCAAAGGTTGTTAAAATGACGTTGGGGTTTTGGGAAATTGCGATCGCATCATCTAATCTACCCTTGGGCATAACGCACACTGGACAACCAGGCCCGTGAATTAGTTCTATATTCGCTGGTAAGATTTCTTCAATACCGTATTTAAAAATAGAATGAGTATGCCCACCGCATACTTCCATAATTTTTATATGTTTATCTAATTGATAGCTGAGTTTTTCGATTTCTTGCCGTAAGGCTGCGGCTTTTTCTGGTTCGCGGAATTCGTCTACGTATTTCATGGTTGGGGACTGGGGATTGGGGATTGGGGACTGGAGACTGGGAGATATTAATTACTAATTTCTGCTTGAATTAACGCGATTTCTTCTAATAGTTTCAGTGTCTCAGCTGCTTCTTGTTCGTTGATTCTGTTCATGGCGAAGCCGACGTGAACTAATACCCAATCTCCTACGCATGATTCGGGGGAATGTTGTTCGTCAACTATGCAGGCTATGTTTACTTGGCGTTTTACTCCACCAACGTTTACTATGGCTAATTTTTGGTTAGTGTCGGTGATTTCTACTATTTGTCCGGGGATTCCTAAACACATTTTTATGTTCCTTGGTGAAGTGGAAGAAAGAATTATTTCGCGCAGAGGCGCAGAGGCGCAGAGAGTGTAAGAGTGGATATTTAGGAATTTTTTAGGGCAGCTGTGATTAGGGCTTGTCCT carries:
- a CDS encoding HypC/HybG/HupF family hydrogenase formation chaperone; translation: MCLGIPGQIVEITDTNQKLAIVNVGGVKRQVNIACIVDEQHSPESCVGDWVLVHVGFAMNRINEQEAAETLKLLEEIALIQAEISN